The nucleotide window ACTACTTTTAACTATTTAAACATAAAATAATTTATCAACCCTCTGCATTTTCCTCGAAGAAAAGATTAGGATTATATAAAGCTCCTGAGATAAGGCCTATTAATTCTTAAACAGCTGAATTTTAGGGGTTTGGTTTAATATTTCTGGTTTAACGGGGGAAGTATAGGTGTGGGTAAATAAATTAATCGTTTTTTTATCAGTTGTTGTTTTTCTTATAACTTCGGTTCAAAATTCTGCATTCGCCAGGGAAATTGTGGTAGATGCTAATAGTTCAAGTGCAGATTTCCGATCGATTCAGGAAGCAGTAAACAATTCGTCCTCAGGAGATACAGTTATCGTCATGCCTGGGACATATAACGAAAATATAATTGTTAACGTTACCTCGCTGACTATCAGGTCGAAATCGAAAAACCCTGAGATACTGGTAAAATCTCCAGAAGAAAACAAAAGCATTTTCCTTATAACAGCTAATAATGTAACTCTGAGCGGCTTCAATATAACAGGAGCTAAGGGAAATTATACTTACTATCCATCTGGGATTTGCCTTAAGAATGCTAAAAACTGCGAAATTACAGGTAATACTCTATTTGAAAACTATCTGGGAGTGTGCCTTGTTAACGCCGACTATAATAAAGTTTCGAAGAACTTCCTTTTCAACAGTTCTATTTCTCTGAATGAAGACAGTAATATGAATAATCTGAGAGACAATGCGCTTGAAGAAGGGTCCATTTCTCTGTCATACTCCAGTTATAACACAATCTCAGAAAACTCTCTCTTCAATGGTTCTATTTCTATGGGTGAAAGCAGCAGGAACAACCTGACAAACAATATCATTGAAAAAGGCTCTATTCATCTGGCAGTATGGTGCTCGCTTAACCTGATATATAAAAATAAGATCTCAAACGGCTGGGGTATAAGTATTGCCTGTTGCGGGGGAGGAGATGAAATATCTGATAACATAATTTTGAATAGCTCTCACGGGGTCAGTACATATGATCATGGGATAGATATTAGAAATAATACGATCATGGATTGCTTTAACGGGATAGATATTTCTCAGTCGCCTTCCAGAATTCATAATAATACAATCCTGAACTGCAGCACTGGAATTGCTGTGATGGACTCTAGTACTGATATATCAAATAACATAATAGTCTCCAGTACAGAATGCGGGCTCTCTATTCCAGACCGGGAGTTTGATGAACGAGTCTATAATAACTATTTTAACAACACTATAAACGTAAGGCTGGGAAATCATAGTGAATATACCTGGAATAATTCACGTATCTCAGGCACTAATATTGTAGGCGGGCCATATTTGGGCGGTAACTATTGGGCAAACCCGAATGGAACCGGTTTTTCGGAAGCCTGTACGGATTCAGATGGAGATTGGATTTGCGATTCGCCTTACAATGTTAATGGAAGTAATGGAAGTGATTTTGATTTTCTTCCTCTCGCATCAATATCCAGGACACAAAGTCCACCTGTTGCAAACTTCAGTACCAATATCACACAGGGGCTTGCCCCTCTTTCAGTCCAGTTTACAGATTTTTCACAATATGTACTTTTATGGAACTGGGATTTTGACAATGACGGGATCTCAGACGCTGCGGAAAAAGACCCGGTTTACGAGTATAAAGCTCCAGGAAATTATATTGTTAATCTGACAGTAAGCAACGTAAACGGTAAAGCATCAAAAACTCAGGAGATTACCGCACAGGAGGCTAAGAGTCTTCCAGTAGCCAATTTCAGTGTCAATTCTACGAAAGGCCAGGCTCCTCTTACTGTCACTTTTACAGATCTTTCGCAAAACGTAGCAAAAAGAATGTGGGACTTTAACAATGATGGAGTTACCGATTCTACAAACAAAACTGCGGTTTATATCTATACTTTTCCGGGAACTTATATTGTTAACCTGAACGTAATCAATTCAAATGGAACTTCCTCAAAGTTATTTCCAATAACAGCATCTCCTGTACAGCGTGTAGATGGGCAACTTATCCTCACTGAACATCAGGTAACTACCAATGGACTAAACCCGGGCGGGATTGCTATTTATAAGGACAGAATTGTGTGGTCGGACGATCGCAATGGAAATCCTGATATATATATGTATGATTTCTCCACTTCCAGGGAAACTCAAATAACCACCAGCGAATCATATGACTTTTCTCCCGACATCTGTGATGATAGAATTGTATGGACTGATCTTCGTAATGGAAATGGAGAAATTTACATGTACAATCTTTCTACTAAAAAGGAAACTCGGATCACTACTAATGGGTCCGCCTCGAATCCTAAAATTTACGAAGACAAGATAATCTGGGTAGATTACCGCAATGGTGATGTTAAAAACTTCTCGAACCCCGATATCTATATGTACGATCTCTCTACTCATAATGAAACTCAAATTACCAGTAGTATATCAGATGATTTAACTCCTGATATATATGGAGACAAGATAGTGTGGTGTGCTAAGCGTCATGAGTCTGAAAACTCAGATATCTACATGTACGATCTTGCCACTTTAAAGGAAACAAAGATAACCACCAATGAATCACGATATATGCATCCTGTAATCTATGGTGATAGGATCATCTGGGAAGATTACCTTAATGGAAAAATCAGTATATGCATGTATAACCTCTCCACTTCTATAGAAACCCAGACTGCTACCAATCAAACAGACCATGCTTGGCCTGCTATTTATGAGGATAGAGTCGTGTGGGCAGATTATCGTAATGATCATACAGCCATCTATATGTATGATCTTTCCACTCAGAAGGAGACCAAGATAACCACTAATGGATTATCATCTGCAGAGTCTGCTATTTATGGAGACAAGATTGCGTGGACAGGCAACATCAATGGAAATTTCGAGATCTACATATGCATTATTTCAGAGGAAGGACAGAGCCCAAAACTACCTGTTGCAGATTTTTCCGCATTTCCTACTTCTGGAATGGCTCCGCTAAAAGTATTGTTTACCGACAATAGCACAGGTGGACCGACTTCCTGGATCTGGGACTTTGGAGACGGTATTAATTCAAAACATGCTTTAAACGCAACTCATACATTTACTGAACCAGGAAAGTATAATATAAGCCTTATAGTAACGAATGGAAATGGCAGTAGCACTAAACTCATATCTGAGTACATTACAGTCTTCAAAAAAGAATGAACATCTTCAAAAGAGAACTGATTATCTGGAAAATAAATAGAGACGAAAATATAACTGGCTACAGAATTTGCTTGAATGTGGCGAAAGAGTTTGTTGAAAGGTTTTGTCTTGTCAGATTTAATTGGTATCTCCTATTACCCTTTCGCCTTCAATTTCTGGCGTTTTCCATTATTTCAGTATAAAAGTAATTGTTCTGTTCCCTTTTTTCAGTTCACTTTTCTGATAATCAGTTTCTTAACAATCTTTTTTTCATTTTTTTCGTTATCAGTTTCGCTTCCTTCTTTTTCTGAAACTTCAATCCAGAGCTGGAAGCTATAATCATTACCTGCTCCAAGGTCTCTAATGTAGATTTCAAGGGGTTTCTCCCTTGTAAGTTCTTTTTTTCTTCGGAATTTCTGGTGAAAAGTTTTTGCTGCAGCCTTTTCGGGGGTAGGAGCAGAGATTACTCCGATCATTCCTCCGTTTTCGTCCGTGGCAATAAAGGTTTTTTCTTTTTTCTCCTGCGCTGCTGGAGCTTCCTGTTTTATGGTTTCCCGCCTGAGCTGGCGCCTGACTCTGCTCAGAGCATCTTCTGTGCTCTTTTTTTCGGGAGCTGGTCTGGAAGCTCGGACTTCGGAGAGGTGCTTTTCTTTTCTCTCAGGCGGAATATAAGGAGCTTTTCCAAGGAGTTCGTGAAGAAGCATAATTGCAGCATGTTTATCCAGGGGTTCGTTATTGTTACCGCACTTTGGTGACTGAATACAGCTTGGACAGCCGCTTTCGCATGGGCAGCTTTCTATTGCTTTTAAAGTGCCATCAAGCACCTCTTCTATAAGGTCGTAACCTTTTTCGGCATATCCAACTCCTCCCCTATGCCCGTCATAAATGAATATCCCGCTTTTGCCTCCGAGGTCAGGATGAGACGGTGTGGAAATTCCACCTACATCGTTCCTGTCCACAAGCAGGTGAAGAGGATACATTGAAATCATTGCGTGCTCGATTGCATGGATCCCACCTGCAAAATCCAGCTTGTGTTCTGTTACCAGTTCTTGCAGCCTGTCAGGAAGCTTAAGCCATAGAGCCATTGTCTGAAGGCTTACCTGAGGCATATCAAGGGAGTGAGCGCTCATTACATCATTGCTCTGGGTCTGGATTTTCCTGTACCCTATAACTCTGTCAGTTACTTCGACTTCTCCAAGCCCGACTTCGACTTCCGATGCATGCAAAAGCAGCTTTACCGCATAGGTTTCCTGCACAAGCACGGACGAGTCGATCATGGGTTTCGTATAATAGGTATCATGCGTTTTTAAGGCATGGATTTCTTTCTTTTCATGGTCGATTCTGTTTATGTAATATGATTCTCCCCTGTGTATATAAACCGCCCCTGGATGGCACTCCCTGAATGCGAGGGTTTCCTCAATGTCTTTTTCTATAGGGAAGCGCTTTTCTTCCTCAAAAACAAGGAGAGAGTAAGTATTATTATCTATTCCCCGAAGTGAAACGTGTTTGTACGGAAACGGGTCCGTAGAATACTTCAGATCGTCACCTGCAAGCAGGCCTTCGGCTTCCAGAAGTTCCACAACTCTTGGATACCCTTTACCGAAAAAATTCTCATCGGACGCCCGTAGAGGAATCTCTTTTGCGGCACAGAGCAGGTGCCCTGCAAGGATATATGGATTTTTGGGGTTGAGCACTGCATTTTCATTGCTTCTTGCAAAAAAATCGACAGGGTTTCTCATGTAGTACTGGTCAAGAGCATTTGTGCCTGCAACAAGGATAACAAGACTTTCTTTTCCACTCCTGCCTGCCCTGCCTGCCTGCTGTCTGGTATTCATTACCGTTCCTGGGTAACCATCCAGAATACAGGCATCGAGCCCTCCTATATCTATCCCCAGTTCGAGCGCATTTGTAGAAATAACCCCTCTAAGTTCCCCTGAATTCATTTTCTTTTCGATTTCTTCTCTTTCCCTGTCAAAATAGCCGCTCCTGTACGAGCAGATTGCAGGAGAGAAATTTCTGCTTCTTAATATCTCCTTGCAACTCTTATACATCCTCTCAACTCCCTGCCTGGATCGGGTAAAGGCCAGTGTCTGAAAGCCTGCCTGCACAGCCTTAGAAAAAAGCGAGGAAGCTTCGGAAAAACTGCTTCTCCTTAGTGTACAACCCTTATTATTCAGATAAAGTGGTGGATTCCAGAAAACGAATTGCTGGCTGCCCTGTAAAGAACCGTTGTTCTCAACAACCGAAGCTTTTCTCCCGATAAGAGTTTCAGTATGATCGTCCGGATTTCCGATTGTTGCGGAACAGCAGATGAACTGTGGAGAAGCTCCATAATACTTAGCTACGCGCAAAAGTCGCCTGAGCAGGTTTGCCATGTTACTGCCTATAACTCCCCTGTAGTAATGGCTTTCATCAACGACTATGAACCTGAGGTTTGAGAAAAAGCGCTTCCAGAGATGATGCCAGGCAAGAAAACTCATGTGAATCATTTCAGGGTTTGTTAAAACCACATTAGTTTGCCCTTCTCTTACCTTCCTTTTCTCGACCTCTGAAAGGGCGCCTGTATAACGGGCTATACCCGCACCTGATTTCAGTGCCTTTTCTAATTCCAGAAAAGACTTTAACTGGTCATTTACAAGTGCGTTTAAAGGAGATATATAAAGGGCAGTTGCTTCGGGTTCATTGAGAATAGTTTCAAAAACAGGAACCATGTAAGTAAGGGACTTTCCGCTTGCTGTAGTCGTGCAGAGTACAATATCCTTTCCTTCCCGAATTTTTTCTATAGCTTCTGCCTGGTGCACATACAGATCTTCGATTCCTATGCCTGAAAGAGCTGCTTTTACCTGCTGTTTAAGGGGAAGAGGAGAATACAGAGCTTCCCTTGCAGGGATTTTTTCATTATGAACGATCTGGTTTTCATAGCGACTGGAAGCTTTTATCTGATTTAAAAAGTGAGTAATGTCCATTTTTCGGCACCGTTTTATCCGGGAAATGTTATTTTTATAGTATTTTTCTTTTTTGTTTCCGTGTTTTCAGTTGTTTCTGTGTTTTTAGTTGTTTCTGTGTTTTTAGTTGTTTCTGTGTTTTTAGTTGTTTCTGTGTTTTTAGTTGTTTCTGTGTTTTTAGTTGTTTCTGTGTTTTTAGTTGTTTCTGTGTTTTCAGTTGTTTCTGTGTTTTCAGTTGTTTCTGTGTTTTCAGAGTTGTTTCCCCTTGTTTTCAGCTATTAGCTGCT belongs to Methanosarcina barkeri 3 and includes:
- a CDS encoding PKD domain-containing protein; this encodes MWVNKLIVFLSVVVFLITSVQNSAFAREIVVDANSSSADFRSIQEAVNNSSSGDTVIVMPGTYNENIIVNVTSLTIRSKSKNPEILVKSPEENKSIFLITANNVTLSGFNITGAKGNYTYYPSGICLKNAKNCEITGNTLFENYLGVCLVNADYNKVSKNFLFNSSISLNEDSNMNNLRDNALEEGSISLSYSSYNTISENSLFNGSISMGESSRNNLTNNIIEKGSIHLAVWCSLNLIYKNKISNGWGISIACCGGGDEISDNIILNSSHGVSTYDHGIDIRNNTIMDCFNGIDISQSPSRIHNNTILNCSTGIAVMDSSTDISNNIIVSSTECGLSIPDREFDERVYNNYFNNTINVRLGNHSEYTWNNSRISGTNIVGGPYLGGNYWANPNGTGFSEACTDSDGDWICDSPYNVNGSNGSDFDFLPLASISRTQSPPVANFSTNITQGLAPLSVQFTDFSQYVLLWNWDFDNDGISDAAEKDPVYEYKAPGNYIVNLTVSNVNGKASKTQEITAQEAKSLPVANFSVNSTKGQAPLTVTFTDLSQNVAKRMWDFNNDGVTDSTNKTAVYIYTFPGTYIVNLNVINSNGTSSKLFPITASPVQRVDGQLILTEHQVTTNGLNPGGIAIYKDRIVWSDDRNGNPDIYMYDFSTSRETQITTSESYDFSPDICDDRIVWTDLRNGNGEIYMYNLSTKKETRITTNGSASNPKIYEDKIIWVDYRNGDVKNFSNPDIYMYDLSTHNETQITSSISDDLTPDIYGDKIVWCAKRHESENSDIYMYDLATLKETKITTNESRYMHPVIYGDRIIWEDYLNGKISICMYNLSTSIETQTATNQTDHAWPAIYEDRVVWADYRNDHTAIYMYDLSTQKETKITTNGLSSAESAIYGDKIAWTGNINGNFEIYICIISEEGQSPKLPVADFSAFPTSGMAPLKVLFTDNSTGGPTSWIWDFGDGINSKHALNATHTFTEPGKYNISLIVTNGNGSSTKLISEYITVFKKE
- a CDS encoding DEAD/DEAH box helicase; its protein translation is MDITHFLNQIKASSRYENQIVHNEKIPAREALYSPLPLKQQVKAALSGIGIEDLYVHQAEAIEKIREGKDIVLCTTTASGKSLTYMVPVFETILNEPEATALYISPLNALVNDQLKSFLELEKALKSGAGIARYTGALSEVEKRKVREGQTNVVLTNPEMIHMSFLAWHHLWKRFFSNLRFIVVDESHYYRGVIGSNMANLLRRLLRVAKYYGASPQFICCSATIGNPDDHTETLIGRKASVVENNGSLQGSQQFVFWNPPLYLNNKGCTLRRSSFSEASSLFSKAVQAGFQTLAFTRSRQGVERMYKSCKEILRSRNFSPAICSYRSGYFDREREEIEKKMNSGELRGVISTNALELGIDIGGLDACILDGYPGTVMNTRQQAGRAGRSGKESLVILVAGTNALDQYYMRNPVDFFARSNENAVLNPKNPYILAGHLLCAAKEIPLRASDENFFGKGYPRVVELLEAEGLLAGDDLKYSTDPFPYKHVSLRGIDNNTYSLLVFEEEKRFPIEKDIEETLAFRECHPGAVYIHRGESYYINRIDHEKKEIHALKTHDTYYTKPMIDSSVLVQETYAVKLLLHASEVEVGLGEVEVTDRVIGYRKIQTQSNDVMSAHSLDMPQVSLQTMALWLKLPDRLQELVTEHKLDFAGGIHAIEHAMISMYPLHLLVDRNDVGGISTPSHPDLGGKSGIFIYDGHRGGVGYAEKGYDLIEEVLDGTLKAIESCPCESGCPSCIQSPKCGNNNEPLDKHAAIMLLHELLGKAPYIPPERKEKHLSEVRASRPAPEKKSTEDALSRVRRQLRRETIKQEAPAAQEKKEKTFIATDENGGMIGVISAPTPEKAAAKTFHQKFRRKKELTREKPLEIYIRDLGAGNDYSFQLWIEVSEKEGSETDNEKNEKKIVKKLIIRKVN